The nucleotide sequence ATCGTCGAAGACGAGAAGGCGCTCAGGGAGATACTGTTCGAACTCTTCGACTTGATGGGTAACCGTGTATATGTTTTCGAAAGCGGAGACGAGGCCCTCGCCGAGTTCAAGAAGGGCAAGGCGAACCTTGTCATCAGCGATTACGGCACGAAGGGTATGACGGGGATAGAGCTTCTAACCAGAGTGAAGGAACTCGACGAAAACGCGGTGACGGTGCTGTTGTCGGGCTGGATGATAAAGGACCTGAAGGCATACCGGAACGTCGTCGACCTGTACCTTCCCAAGCCCTTCAAACTCGACGTGCTGATAAAGGAAATTTCCAGGGTTTTTAAAAGCTCAACCAAATAATTACAACTCGCTATCCATGCGCTCAAGGTCGTCTTTCTTCCCCGGCATCACCAGGATACCGGTTTCGTCGATCTTCTCCTGGGGCATCGGATTGAAGATCATCTCTCCGCCCGTCTTCCCGATCGACCCGATGATGACGCAGTAATCCCTTCGCAGGTTGCTCTTGACGAGGGTTTTCGCGGCAAGCGGCGGTTCGGTATTCCTCCATCAAGAGCCCCGGATGGCGGTCCATGAGTGCGATGCCGGCGAAGTCGACGACCGCGGGAACGATGCCGCGCGCATACATGATGCCGGCCTTCAGAAGCGCGTCCTCGTTGGTTGCGTCCATGGCGAGATAGAACACCCTGTCGCGCTCGAGCTCCTCGAACGACCGGGGATTGTTCTGGATAACGAAAAAGTGTATGACCCAGGAGGCGAGCTCCCCGCAGATG is from Spirochaetota bacterium and encodes:
- a CDS encoding NAD-binding protein encodes the protein ICGELASWVIHFFVIQNNPRSFEELERDRVFYLAMDATNEDALLKAGIMYARGIVPAVVDFAGIALMDRHPGLLMEEYRTAACRENPRQEQPAKGLLRHHRVDREDGRRDDLQSDAPGEDRRNRYPGDAGEERRP